The genomic interval CATGCAGCAACAGGGAAGTGGGAACATCATCAACGTCGGTTCCGGTATGGGACAGGTTGGACGTTCAAACCTCAGCGTCTATTGCGCCTCTAAAGCGGCACTGCACGGGTTGACACAATCAATCGCTGAAGAGGTTTGGGAGGACGGTATTATCGCCAACGTTCTTATCCCTGGCCCGGTGAAAACAGAACTTTCAAAACCTGCGTGGGAGAATTCGGGAACCTTCAGAGCGCAAAGCGATCCGTGGAAGGAACCGGAACAAGTGGTCGCCTCCGCGCTTTTCCTTGCGACGCAACCACCCACCAGCGGCATGACGGGCCAGATCCTCAGCATCATGCGCCGAAACAGCCCGTGAAGCACAAAAATGAAGCGATATTTTAGAGCGGAAACGTGATACGTCGTCCCTCCTGGGCAGAGCGATATGCTCCCAAAATCATCTCCACCGAAACGCGTCCATCCTCCACTGTGACATCAGGTTCTGTCCCGTTCTTCAGGCAGTCGATAAATGGGCGCGGTACACCGCCAATTCGTTCCCCGTGGCCATCTGGAATAGGGATACCAAGGTCTTTCCATGAGGGTTCGTCTCGTGTATACAACTTCAGCGCAACTGCATCTGCCGGACGAGGGATATTGCACGAAGGTGCGTCGCCATAGTTCTGAATTACCACACCTTCATCGCCGTAGATTTCAGTTGTATTCTCACCAGCGAGTGTCACAGATGTGTTCAGTAGAATCGCCATCTCTCCACCCGCAAACCGATAGACCGCCAACCCCGTGTCATCGGGTGCGACATCCGTCAAAATGTTATCAATCTCGGCAATAACGCTCGTCGGTTTACCGAGCATCCAGTGGATAAAATCGGTTGCGTGAGAGGCATCGTCCATGAACATCCCCATGTTCTTCTCTGGATCGATATGCCAACGACTGGGTCCCGTCACAAAGGCTTCGCTAAATAAGGCGTTGATACAGTGCCGACGACGTAGCACCCCAACTTTACCCAAAACACCGCTATCAATCAGTTCTTTCATCGCGATGTTTGCCGGATCGCGCCGCATCTGATAACCCATCATAAATTTCACACCCGTTTTCTCGACGACCTCAGCAATCCGATCGCAATCTTCTAACGTGAGTGCCATCGGTTTTTGGCAGAGGATGTGCTTCCCCTCGGACGCTGCTGCCGCCACCATCTCCGCGTGCCGATTCGTTTCACACGTCACAATAACGGCGTGAATATCGGGGTGGTTGACAACATCTTCGAGATGCGGTGAGTAATGCATGCCGTATTGTGTCGCGGCGGCTTCGCCGCGTTCAGCGTTATCGTCCCAACACGCAACGAGTTCAACATCGTCAAACGTTTGCATCTGGCTGCAGTATGCGTTCGCGTGCCCATGCGCAAAACTTATGATGCCGATACCAATCTTTGTTTTCATATATTAATCTATCCAATCTGTGAGTATCTGTTGTGAATCTATTTCCGGGTTGAAGGTTTGTAATCCCTCAGCGTGGGCAGCTCTGAGAAGTCGCTGATCTGATGCGACGAGTACCAACGTATTTCCCGTGTCGCGAAGTTCTGCTGCTATTTCCAACGCGGAGCACAACACTATTGCATCGACACTATTGAGAGAATGCGTTTCAATCAAACGCATTACGTCCCAGATAACCGAATCTGGCGTTGAAATTGTTTAAAAGTCTGATTGACTATTGATCACCTCATGTCTTAAGTGGGTAACAGCCCTTTCAAATTGATGACTTGTGATGCGACCATCGTTTCGTTTGCGGACACAGATCCAAAAGACTTCCATCGCGCCAATTGTCAAGCACGATAAATGTGCCAAAGGGACATTGCGAAAAAGAAAAAGCATTTTATCGCTACCGGATTCGCGAGTATACCTTTTAACAAGCGCACTCACATCGAAATAGAAATAGTACAAGATTATTTCTCCCGTTCTGCGATAATTGCGCGGCTAAACTCATTGTCCTCAGCACGAATACCGTGTTGTCTCATACTTTCATGAAGTTCTTCAATAGAACCGGGATCAAAATCAGGCGGAATCCCCATTTGTTCAAATAGTTTGTCCAAGATTTCCTCGGTAATATGTGCATCTCGCTTGCTGTTTTTGAGTGCCTCAGCTCCCCTCATCTTTGCTCTTGCCTCGGGACCCATTGGAACATCCGGCACCGGTTTTTCAACAAGCGCGGAGAGTTTCTGATTCATCTCTGCGACGGTTTTCTCTAATCTATCCAAACGTTGGGTAATAGTTTCGAGCATCTCTTTTTCCATCGTAAAACCTCCTATATCTTTTTATATTGTCTGTTATAAGAATACCACAAAAGCCTTCGGATATCCTGCTAACACATCTTCACTTTTCCAAAACAATCCTAACCTCCGTATTCACGCCGTGCTCATCAAAATTTACTTCAGCAGAAATCGGACCGAGAGACTCTAACGGAAATAGGTTCTCTGTGATATGCTGCGTTACTATGGTATCCAATTTCTGTCCTGAAAGAGAGGCAAGCGTTGTTGCGATAGGGAGGAAGCGTTTCAATTCTGGCACAAGCAGATCCGGCTGAATAAATGCCTGAACACCATTCGTATCTACGTTGAATGTTAGGTCGTTCAAAGCGGGTGTGTTACCCATAGTCGTATCAATCACAGATTTTAACCCAGCAAGCGTTGTACTGAAGACGAAATAATTATCGACGATTGCATAGCCGCCTGTAATTGCCAATAGAAAATTGAGGCGGAGTTGCACGGGTTGCAGTGCGATACCTTTGTAATCCTGCGGTTCAAGGAATTCAAGCGGTTTACCTACAACAGAAATCTTTCCGTCCCTCACGATTCCCAAAACAGCGTTTAATGCATCGGGAGCCTTGGCATGAGCAGCCAAA from Candidatus Poribacteria bacterium carries:
- a CDS encoding Gfo/Idh/MocA family oxidoreductase, producing the protein MKTKIGIGIISFAHGHANAYCSQMQTFDDVELVACWDDNAERGEAAATQYGMHYSPHLEDVVNHPDIHAVIVTCETNRHAEMVAAAASEGKHILCQKPMALTLEDCDRIAEVVEKTGVKFMMGYQMRRDPANIAMKELIDSGVLGKVGVLRRRHCINALFSEAFVTGPSRWHIDPEKNMGMFMDDASHATDFIHWMLGKPTSVIAEIDNILTDVAPDDTGLAVYRFAGGEMAILLNTSVTLAGENTTEIYGDEGVVIQNYGDAPSCNIPRPADAVALKLYTRDEPSWKDLGIPIPDGHGERIGGVPRPFIDCLKNGTEPDVTVEDGRVSVEMILGAYRSAQEGRRITFPL